In one window of Streptomyces roseofulvus DNA:
- a CDS encoding HNH endonuclease, whose amino-acid sequence MIKNLMRGLAPLALVLSPLAAPSPAVPAAPAGVQLFPDALAELAEATEDSTGYKESAFPHWDKGLDADDACDTRAEVLLAEAVEAPTTGTGCALTGGRWTSYYDGQTVTDPALLRVDHLVPLEEAWASGASGWTAARRAKYANDQGAAATLVAVTARSQKAKAGQDPAAWVPDGNAAYCRYVGEWVGTKLRWGLSVDKDEMEALKLFADGPCEETVVLRSTAPR is encoded by the coding sequence GTGATCAAGAACCTGATGCGCGGGCTCGCCCCGCTCGCCCTCGTCCTGTCCCCGCTCGCCGCCCCCTCCCCCGCCGTGCCCGCCGCCCCCGCCGGCGTCCAGCTCTTCCCGGACGCGCTGGCCGAACTGGCCGAGGCCACCGAGGACTCCACCGGGTACAAGGAGTCCGCCTTCCCCCACTGGGACAAGGGCCTCGACGCCGACGACGCCTGCGACACCCGGGCCGAGGTGCTGCTCGCCGAGGCCGTCGAGGCGCCCACGACCGGCACCGGCTGCGCGCTCACCGGCGGCCGGTGGACCTCGTACTACGACGGCCAGACCGTCACCGACCCGGCGCTGCTCCGGGTCGACCACCTCGTCCCGCTGGAGGAGGCGTGGGCCTCCGGGGCGTCCGGCTGGACGGCGGCCCGCCGGGCGAAGTACGCCAACGACCAGGGCGCCGCGGCGACCCTGGTCGCGGTCACCGCCCGCAGCCAGAAGGCGAAGGCCGGCCAGGACCCGGCCGCGTGGGTGCCCGACGGGAACGCCGCCTACTGCCGCTACGTCGGCGAGTGGGTGGGGACGAAGCTGCGCTGGGGGCTCTCGGTCGACAAGGACGAGATGGAGGCGCTCAAGCTGTTCGCCGACGGGCCGTGCGAGGAGACGGTCGTGCTGCGCTCGACAGCCCCGCGGTGA
- a CDS encoding catalase — MSKRVLTTESGAPVADNQNSATAGVGGPLLLQDQHLLEKLARFNRERIPERVVHARGSGAYGYFEVTDDVTAYTKADFLSQVGKKTELFIRFSTVADSLGGADAVRDPRGFAVKFYTEEGNYDLVGNNTPVFFIKDPIKFPDFIHSQKRDPFTGKQEPDNVWDFWAHAPEATHQITWLMGDRGIPASYRHMNGYGSHTYQWTNEAGEAFFVKYHFKTNQGIRSLSSEQAAELVGKDANSHQTDLLQAIERGVNPSWTLYVQVMPAAEAADYRFNPFDLTKVWPHADYPLQRVGRMVLDRNPDNVFAEVEQAAFSPNNFVPGIGPSPDKMLQGRLFAYADAHRYRLGVNHTQLPVNAPKATVAENYGRDGLMATRNGSRYDKNYEPNSYQGPAQTGTPLSAPLAIHGWTGTHAAPQHTKDDDFFQAGELYRLMSEDEKSRLIANIAGGLSQVSREDVIEKNIAHFAAADADYGKRVEEAVRALRED, encoded by the coding sequence ATGTCGAAGCGCGTGCTTACGACCGAGTCCGGCGCCCCCGTCGCCGACAACCAGAACTCCGCCACCGCCGGCGTCGGTGGCCCTCTCCTCCTCCAGGACCAGCACCTGCTGGAGAAGCTCGCGCGCTTCAACCGTGAGCGGATCCCGGAGCGCGTGGTGCACGCCCGCGGCTCCGGCGCGTACGGCTACTTCGAGGTGACCGACGACGTCACCGCGTACACCAAGGCCGACTTCCTCTCCCAGGTGGGCAAGAAGACGGAGCTGTTCATCCGCTTCTCCACCGTGGCCGACTCGCTCGGCGGCGCGGACGCGGTCCGCGACCCGCGCGGCTTCGCGGTGAAGTTCTACACCGAGGAGGGCAACTACGACCTCGTCGGCAACAACACCCCGGTGTTCTTCATCAAGGACCCGATCAAGTTCCCCGACTTCATCCACTCCCAGAAGCGCGACCCCTTCACGGGCAAGCAGGAGCCGGACAACGTCTGGGACTTCTGGGCGCACGCCCCCGAGGCCACCCACCAGATCACCTGGCTCATGGGCGACCGCGGCATCCCGGCCTCGTACCGTCACATGAACGGCTACGGCTCGCACACCTACCAGTGGACCAACGAGGCGGGCGAGGCGTTCTTCGTCAAGTACCACTTCAAGACGAACCAGGGCATCCGCTCGCTCTCCTCCGAGCAGGCCGCCGAGCTCGTCGGCAAGGACGCCAACTCGCACCAGACGGACCTGCTCCAGGCCATCGAGCGCGGCGTGAACCCGTCCTGGACCCTGTACGTGCAGGTCATGCCGGCCGCCGAGGCCGCCGACTACCGCTTCAACCCGTTCGACCTCACCAAGGTGTGGCCGCACGCCGACTACCCGCTCCAGCGGGTCGGCCGGATGGTCCTCGACCGCAACCCGGACAACGTCTTCGCCGAGGTCGAGCAGGCCGCGTTCTCCCCGAACAACTTCGTCCCGGGCATCGGCCCCTCGCCGGACAAGATGCTCCAGGGCCGCCTCTTCGCCTACGCGGACGCCCACCGCTACCGCCTCGGCGTCAACCACACCCAGCTCCCGGTGAACGCCCCCAAGGCGACCGTCGCCGAGAACTACGGCCGCGACGGCCTCATGGCGACCCGCAACGGCTCGCGGTACGACAAGAACTACGAGCCCAACTCGTACCAGGGCCCGGCCCAGACCGGCACGCCGCTCTCCGCGCCGCTCGCCATCCACGGCTGGACCGGCACTCACGCGGCCCCGCAGCACACCAAGGACGACGACTTCTTCCAGGCCGGCGAGCTCTACCGCCTGATGTCGGAGGACGAGAAGTCCCGTCTGATCGCCAACATCGCCGGCGGTCTCTCCCAGGTGTCCCGCGAGGACGTCATCGAGAAGAACATCGCCCACTTCGCCGCCGCCGACGCCGACTACGGCAAGCGCGTCGAGGAGGCCGTCCGCGCCCTGCGCGAGGACTAG
- a CDS encoding 2-hydroxy-3-oxopropionate reductase, which translates to MSSNLPKIAWIGLGIMGSPMSENLIKAGYSVTGFTLEQDKLDRLAAAGGTAAGSIAEAVEDADVIITMVPASPQVEAISYGPEGILENAKQGALIVDMSSITPQTSVDLAKNAKEKGIRVIDAPVSGGEAGAIEAVLSIMVGGEQADFDEALPILEALGKVIVLCGPHGSGQTVKAANQLIVAVNIQACAEAVVFLEKSGVDLNAALDVLNGGLAGSTVLTRKKDNFLNRDFKPGFRIDLHHKDMGIVTDAARNVGAALPVGAVVAQLVASLRAQGDGGLDHSALLRAVERLSGAQV; encoded by the coding sequence ATGAGCAGCAACCTTCCCAAGATCGCGTGGATCGGCCTCGGCATCATGGGCTCCCCCATGTCCGAGAACCTGATCAAGGCCGGCTACTCGGTCACCGGCTTCACCCTGGAGCAGGACAAGCTGGACCGCCTGGCCGCCGCCGGCGGCACCGCGGCCGGCTCGATCGCCGAGGCCGTCGAGGACGCCGACGTGATCATCACGATGGTGCCCGCCTCCCCGCAGGTCGAGGCGATCTCCTACGGCCCCGAGGGCATCCTGGAGAACGCCAAGCAGGGCGCGCTGATCGTCGACATGTCGTCGATCACCCCGCAGACCTCGGTCGACCTGGCGAAGAACGCCAAGGAGAAGGGCATCCGCGTCATCGACGCCCCCGTCTCCGGCGGCGAGGCCGGCGCCATCGAGGCCGTGCTCTCCATCATGGTCGGCGGCGAGCAGGCCGACTTCGACGAGGCCCTCCCGATCCTGGAGGCGCTCGGCAAGGTCATCGTCCTCTGCGGCCCGCACGGCTCCGGCCAGACGGTCAAGGCGGCCAACCAGCTCATCGTCGCCGTGAACATCCAGGCCTGCGCCGAGGCCGTGGTCTTCCTGGAGAAGTCCGGCGTGGACCTCAACGCCGCCCTCGACGTCCTCAACGGCGGTCTGGCCGGCTCCACGGTGCTGACCCGCAAGAAGGACAACTTCCTGAACCGGGACTTCAAGCCCGGCTTCCGGATCGACCTGCACCACAAGGACATGGGCATCGTGACCGACGCCGCCCGCAACGTCGGCGCGGCCCTCCCGGTCGGCGCCGTGGTCGCCCAGCTCGTCGCCTCGCTGCGCGCGCAGGGTGACGGCGGCCTGGACCACTCGGCCCTGCTCCGCGCCGTCGAGCGCCTCTCCGGCGCGCAGGTCTGA
- a CDS encoding TIM barrel protein, translating into MGYSDQRFDVNLSILFTELPLLERPAAAAAAGFTAVELWWPWIDTATPEQSELDALRKALEDAGTQLVGLNFYAGQLPGPDRGAVSVPGEESDRFKANIDIAADFAASVGCKALNALYGNRVEGVDPEVQDALALENLVLAARAADRVGAILLIETLNKPESPLYPLVSAPSAIEVVDKVNEATGLGNAKFLLDIYHLAMNGEDVSDVIARYAAKTGHVQIADMPGRGAPGTGELPLEQLLDELRKAGYDGFVGLEYKAADAAASFEWLASEARPAR; encoded by the coding sequence ATGGGATACTCGGACCAGCGCTTCGATGTGAACCTGTCGATCCTCTTCACGGAACTCCCGCTCCTGGAGCGCCCCGCGGCCGCCGCCGCGGCCGGCTTCACCGCGGTCGAGCTGTGGTGGCCCTGGATCGACACCGCCACCCCCGAGCAGAGCGAGCTCGACGCCCTCAGGAAAGCCCTGGAGGACGCCGGCACCCAGCTGGTGGGCCTGAACTTCTACGCCGGACAGCTCCCCGGCCCGGACCGCGGCGCGGTCTCGGTCCCGGGCGAGGAGTCCGACCGCTTCAAGGCCAACATCGACATCGCCGCGGACTTCGCCGCCTCGGTCGGCTGCAAGGCGCTCAACGCGCTCTACGGCAACCGCGTGGAGGGCGTCGACCCGGAGGTCCAGGACGCCCTCGCCCTGGAGAACCTGGTCCTGGCCGCCCGCGCCGCCGACCGCGTCGGCGCGATCCTGCTGATCGAGACCCTGAACAAGCCGGAGTCGCCGCTCTACCCGCTGGTGAGCGCCCCCTCCGCGATCGAGGTCGTGGACAAGGTGAACGAGGCCACCGGGCTCGGCAACGCCAAGTTCCTCCTCGACATCTACCACCTGGCCATGAACGGCGAGGACGTCAGCGACGTCATCGCGCGGTACGCGGCGAAGACCGGTCACGTCCAGATCGCGGACATGCCGGGCCGCGGCGCCCCGGGCACCGGCGAACTGCCGCTGGAGCAGCTCCTCGACGAGCTGAGGAAGGCCGGTTACGACGGCTTCGTGGGCCTGGAGTACAAGGCCGCCGACGCCGCCGCGTCCTTCGAGTGGCTCGCCTCCGAGGCCCGCCCGGCCCGCTGA
- a CDS encoding helix-turn-helix domain-containing protein, with amino-acid sequence MGAELVEPGQAAADDVVLSWEGEDVLAVRLPQLSDSLDHILAAMERRHGMPLSELDRKSKQEVVRVLEARGAFSVRHGVETVAGALGVSRFTVYNYLNRENASKNA; translated from the coding sequence ATGGGCGCGGAGCTGGTGGAGCCCGGCCAGGCGGCGGCGGACGACGTCGTCCTGTCCTGGGAGGGCGAGGACGTCCTCGCCGTGCGGCTGCCGCAGCTCTCCGACTCGCTGGACCACATCCTCGCGGCGATGGAGCGGCGGCACGGGATGCCGCTGTCGGAGCTCGACCGGAAGAGCAAGCAGGAGGTGGTCCGCGTCCTGGAGGCCCGTGGCGCCTTCTCGGTGCGGCACGGGGTGGAGACCGTGGCGGGGGCACTCGGTGTCAGCCGCTTCACCGTCTACAACTACCTGAACAGGGAAAACGCCTCCAAGAACGCGTAG
- the uraD gene encoding 2-oxo-4-hydroxy-4-carboxy-5-ureidoimidazoline decarboxylase, which produces MTSGTTPGLTRFNTSADSEALAALHEVCSSSAWGSRILAQRPYTTAEALFLASDAAMAELTAEDLAEAMEGHPPIGRPKEGDATSTREQSGMAGASAELKAEMLELNLAYQEKFGHVFLICATGRTGEQMRDAVKDRIGNAPEQEREIVRAELGKINRIRLTRLVEEESAA; this is translated from the coding sequence GTGACTTCAGGTACGACACCGGGCCTCACCCGGTTCAACACCTCGGCGGACAGCGAGGCCCTCGCCGCGCTCCACGAGGTGTGCTCCAGCTCGGCGTGGGGGAGCAGGATTCTCGCCCAGCGCCCGTACACCACCGCCGAAGCCCTCTTCCTCGCGAGCGACGCCGCCATGGCCGAGCTCACCGCCGAGGACCTGGCCGAGGCGATGGAGGGCCACCCGCCGATCGGTCGTCCGAAGGAAGGGGATGCCACCTCCACCCGCGAGCAGAGCGGGATGGCCGGCGCCTCCGCCGAGCTCAAGGCCGAGATGCTCGAACTGAACCTGGCCTACCAGGAGAAGTTCGGCCACGTCTTCCTCATCTGCGCCACCGGCAGGACCGGCGAGCAGATGCGCGACGCGGTCAAGGACCGGATCGGCAACGCGCCCGAGCAGGAGCGCGAGATCGTCCGCGCCGAACTGGGCAAGATCAACCGCATCCGGCTCACCCGACTCGTAGAGGAAGAGAGCGCCGCATGA
- the uraH gene encoding hydroxyisourate hydrolase: MSTDTTASVSTHILDTSIGRPAEGVAITLAARAGSDAAWVALGGSATDADGRCKDLPALPVGTTHVRLDFETEAYFLSKQNQQAEAQQDAPANRDSGPAGAFFPEVAITFAVKPGEHYHVPLLLNPFGYSVYRGS; the protein is encoded by the coding sequence ATGAGCACCGACACCACGGCCTCGGTGTCCACCCACATCCTGGACACCAGCATCGGACGCCCCGCGGAGGGCGTGGCGATCACCCTCGCCGCCCGCGCCGGCTCCGACGCCGCCTGGGTCGCGCTCGGCGGCTCGGCCACCGACGCCGACGGACGGTGCAAGGACCTGCCGGCCCTGCCGGTCGGCACCACCCACGTACGCCTCGACTTCGAGACCGAGGCGTACTTCCTGAGCAAGCAGAACCAGCAAGCCGAGGCGCAGCAGGACGCCCCCGCGAATCGGGACAGCGGTCCGGCCGGTGCTTTCTTCCCGGAGGTGGCGATCACGTTCGCCGTCAAGCCGGGCGAGCACTACCACGTACCGCTGCTGCTCAACCCGTTCGGCTACTCCGTTTACCGAGGGAGCTAG
- the pucL gene encoding factor-independent urate hydroxylase gives MPTILGQNQYGKAENRVVKITRDGATHHIKDLNVSVALSGDLDDVHLTGSNAHCLPTDTTKNTVFAFAKEYGIESAEQFGIHLARHFVTSQEPIKRARIRIEEYAWERIASSDANSKFIGADEVNHSFARKGQETRVTQITYDGEKWEVISGLKDLVVMNSTNSEFWGYIKDQYTTLQEAYDRILATQVSGRWRFNWTDDEQRMPHWERSYEQTRKHMLEAFAETYSYSLQQTLYQMATRIINHRAEIDEVRFSLPNKHHFLVDLEPFGLKNDNEVYYAADRMYGLIEATVLRDGAEALIPVDMTNL, from the coding sequence ATGCCCACGATTCTCGGCCAGAACCAGTACGGCAAAGCAGAGAACCGCGTCGTCAAGATCACGCGGGACGGCGCCACCCACCACATCAAGGACCTGAACGTCTCCGTCGCCCTCTCCGGCGACCTCGACGACGTCCACCTCACCGGCTCCAACGCCCACTGCCTCCCCACCGACACGACGAAGAACACCGTCTTCGCGTTCGCCAAGGAGTACGGCATCGAGTCCGCCGAGCAGTTCGGCATCCACCTCGCCCGCCACTTCGTGACGAGCCAGGAGCCGATCAAGCGGGCCCGGATCCGGATCGAGGAGTACGCCTGGGAGCGCATCGCCTCCTCCGACGCCAACTCCAAGTTCATCGGCGCCGACGAGGTCAACCACTCCTTCGCGCGCAAGGGCCAGGAGACCCGCGTCACCCAGATCACCTACGACGGCGAGAAGTGGGAGGTCATCTCCGGCCTCAAGGACCTCGTCGTCATGAACTCCACCAACTCGGAGTTCTGGGGCTACATCAAGGACCAGTACACCACCCTCCAGGAGGCGTACGACCGCATCCTGGCCACCCAGGTGTCCGGCCGCTGGCGGTTCAACTGGACCGACGACGAGCAGCGCATGCCCCACTGGGAGCGGTCCTACGAGCAGACCAGGAAGCACATGCTGGAAGCCTTCGCGGAGACGTACTCGTACTCCCTCCAGCAGACCCTGTACCAGATGGCCACGCGGATCATCAACCACCGCGCGGAGATCGACGAGGTGCGCTTCTCGCTCCCCAACAAGCACCACTTCCTGGTGGACCTGGAGCCCTTCGGGCTGAAGAACGACAACGAGGTCTACTACGCCGCGGACCGTATGTACGGCCTCATCGAGGCCACGGTCCTGCGTGACGGCGCCGAGGCGCTCATCCCGGTCGACATGACCAATCTCTGA
- a CDS encoding nucleobase:cation symporter-2 family protein, translating to MALPAPGPASAEGPCPTPSSSTAPSQAVCHPVDEKLPASRLVPAALQHIAAMYAGVVTPPLIIGQAVGLDAAGMTRLIAASLLIAGLATILQTLGVRNLAGNRLPFVNAASSAGIAPMLAIAETSAPGHQLPAIYGAVMVAGVFCLAVGPFFGRLLRFFPPLVTGVVITLIGVTLMPVPVSWAQGGDKTAADFGAMKHLALAGFTLVVVLLFQRFGRGFLKQIALLLGLFIGTLAAIPFGMADFTALREAPVAALPAPFAFGAPEFQPAAILSLCIVMLVLMTESSAGMLALGEICDRPSDGKTITRGLRTDGIATLLGPVFGGFPTSAFAQNVGVVSLTRVRSRYVVAVAGGALLVLGAFPVLGAVVSLVPMPVLGGAGIVLFGSIAVSGIRTLSEAGLDDSSNIILVAVALGAGIIPLAAPTFYAGFPAWAQTVLGSGISAGALVAVLLNLFFHHLGTRSRQTAPALKSS from the coding sequence ATGGCACTGCCCGCACCGGGGCCGGCGTCCGCCGAAGGCCCGTGTCCCACCCCGTCGTCCAGCACGGCCCCGTCCCAGGCCGTCTGCCATCCGGTCGACGAGAAACTCCCCGCCTCGCGGCTCGTCCCCGCGGCACTCCAGCACATCGCCGCCATGTACGCGGGCGTCGTCACCCCTCCGCTCATCATCGGCCAGGCCGTCGGCCTCGACGCGGCCGGGATGACCCGGCTCATCGCGGCGAGCCTGCTGATCGCCGGTCTCGCCACCATCCTGCAGACCCTCGGCGTGCGGAACCTGGCCGGCAACCGGCTCCCGTTCGTCAACGCGGCCTCCTCCGCGGGCATCGCCCCCATGCTGGCCATCGCCGAGACGAGCGCCCCCGGGCACCAGCTCCCCGCCATCTACGGCGCGGTCATGGTCGCCGGAGTCTTCTGCCTCGCCGTCGGCCCCTTCTTCGGCCGGCTGCTGCGCTTCTTCCCGCCGCTCGTCACCGGCGTCGTCATCACCCTGATCGGCGTCACCCTGATGCCGGTGCCCGTCAGCTGGGCCCAGGGCGGCGACAAGACCGCCGCCGACTTCGGCGCCATGAAGCACCTCGCGCTCGCCGGCTTCACCCTGGTCGTCGTCCTGCTCTTCCAGCGCTTCGGCCGCGGCTTCCTCAAGCAGATCGCCCTGCTCCTCGGCCTGTTCATCGGCACCCTCGCCGCGATCCCGTTCGGGATGGCCGACTTCACCGCCCTGCGCGAGGCGCCCGTCGCCGCGCTGCCCGCCCCCTTCGCCTTCGGCGCCCCCGAGTTCCAGCCCGCCGCGATCCTCTCCCTGTGCATCGTGATGCTGGTCCTGATGACCGAGTCCAGCGCCGGCATGCTCGCCCTCGGCGAGATCTGCGACCGGCCCAGCGACGGGAAGACCATCACCCGCGGGCTGCGCACCGACGGCATCGCCACCCTGCTCGGCCCCGTCTTCGGCGGCTTCCCGACCTCCGCCTTCGCGCAGAACGTCGGCGTCGTCTCGCTCACCCGGGTCCGCTCCCGCTACGTGGTCGCCGTCGCCGGCGGCGCCCTCCTGGTGCTCGGCGCCTTCCCGGTCCTCGGCGCGGTCGTCTCCCTGGTCCCGATGCCCGTCCTCGGCGGCGCCGGCATCGTCCTCTTCGGCTCCATCGCGGTCAGCGGCATCCGGACCCTCTCCGAGGCAGGACTCGACGACAGCTCCAACATCATCCTGGTGGCCGTCGCGCTCGGCGCGGGCATCATCCCGCTCGCCGCTCCCACCTTCTACGCCGGATTCCCCGCCTGGGCGCAGACCGTGCTCGGCTCCGGCATCAGCGCCGGCGCGCTCGTCGCCGTCCTGCTGAACCTCTTCTTCCACCATCTCGGCACCCGGAGCCGTCAGACGGCCCCGGCACTCAAATCCTCCTAG
- a CDS encoding 8-oxoguanine deaminase, whose product MAAPSAAQRIVIENAAIATVDAHDTEYASGHLVVAGNRIESLGAGKAPENLENVVRRIDATGHLITPGLVNTHHHFYQWITRGLATDHNLFDWLVALYPTWARIDEQMVRVAAQGSLAMMARGGVTTAMDHHYVFPRGSGDLSGAIIGAASEMGVRFTLARGSMDRSEKDGGLPPDFAVETTEGALAATEETVKKHHDASFDSMTQVAVAPCSPFSISTELLREGAALGRRLGVRMHTHGSETVEEEKFCHELFGMGPTDYFESTGFLGEDVWMAHCVHMNDSDIAAFARTKTGVAHCPSSNARLAAGIARVPDMLKAGVPVGLGVDGTASNESGELHTELRNALLINRLGAHRESALNARQALRLGTYGGAQVLGRADNIGSLEAGKLADFVLWKIDGLGHSSIADPVTAIVFGAAAPVTASFVNGKQIVENNRLLTVDEDTIARDARTEAQRLARIAAQG is encoded by the coding sequence ATGGCAGCACCTTCGGCAGCCCAGCGCATCGTCATCGAGAACGCGGCGATCGCCACCGTCGACGCGCACGACACCGAGTACGCCTCCGGCCACCTCGTCGTCGCCGGCAACAGGATCGAGTCCCTCGGCGCCGGCAAGGCCCCCGAGAACCTGGAGAACGTGGTCCGGCGGATCGACGCCACCGGCCACCTGATCACCCCGGGCCTGGTCAACACCCACCACCACTTCTACCAGTGGATCACCCGGGGCCTGGCCACCGACCACAACCTCTTCGACTGGCTGGTCGCGCTCTACCCCACGTGGGCGCGGATCGACGAGCAGATGGTGCGCGTCGCCGCCCAGGGCTCGCTCGCCATGATGGCCCGCGGCGGCGTCACCACCGCCATGGACCACCACTACGTCTTCCCGCGGGGCTCCGGCGACCTCTCCGGCGCCATCATCGGCGCCGCCTCCGAGATGGGCGTGCGCTTCACCCTGGCCCGAGGCTCCATGGACCGCAGCGAGAAGGACGGCGGCCTGCCGCCGGACTTCGCCGTCGAGACCACCGAGGGCGCGCTCGCCGCGACCGAGGAGACCGTCAAGAAGCACCACGACGCCTCCTTCGACTCGATGACGCAGGTCGCCGTCGCCCCCTGCTCGCCCTTCTCCATCTCCACCGAGCTGCTCCGCGAGGGCGCCGCCCTCGGCCGCCGCCTCGGCGTGCGCATGCACACCCACGGCTCGGAGACCGTGGAGGAGGAGAAGTTCTGCCACGAGCTCTTCGGCATGGGCCCGACCGACTACTTCGAGTCGACCGGCTTCCTCGGCGAGGACGTGTGGATGGCGCACTGCGTCCACATGAACGACTCCGACATCGCCGCCTTCGCCCGCACGAAGACCGGTGTCGCCCACTGTCCGTCGTCCAACGCGCGCCTCGCCGCCGGCATCGCCCGCGTCCCCGACATGCTGAAGGCGGGCGTCCCGGTCGGCCTCGGCGTCGACGGCACCGCCTCCAACGAGTCCGGCGAGCTCCACACCGAGCTGCGCAACGCGCTCCTCATCAACCGCCTGGGCGCCCACCGCGAATCCGCGCTCAACGCCCGCCAGGCCCTCCGCCTCGGCACCTACGGCGGCGCGCAGGTCCTCGGCCGCGCCGACAACATCGGCTCCCTGGAGGCCGGCAAGCTCGCCGACTTCGTCCTCTGGAAGATCGACGGCCTCGGCCACTCGTCGATCGCCGACCCGGTCACCGCCATCGTCTTCGGCGCGGCGGCCCCGGTCACCGCGTCCTTCGTCAACGGCAAGCAGATCGTGGAGAACAACCGCCTGCTCACCGTCGACGAGGACACCATCGCGCGGGACGCGCGCACGGAGGCGCAGCGCCTGGCCCGCATCGCGGCCCAGGGCTGA